One window of Candidatus Binatia bacterium genomic DNA carries:
- a CDS encoding TetR/AcrR family transcriptional regulator, which produces MPARLSPTALEEEAFLRWVRPPRQGRTREQLGRILEAAEGLISRRGFDDTSVVEIARVAGTSVGGFYRRFPTKGALLHALHERFCAEAKETASSVLDPARWQGVPTLSVFQALVDFLIGIYNERRGLFRAFIVRAITDPTTNKRNRELFEFLAEKMSALLTERRKDIDHPDPTLGARFVLRMMFGTLNHFLVVADEWNSFTEKTLRQELARAFRAYLGVRPPYVAQRRRA; this is translated from the coding sequence ATGCCAGCGAGATTGTCGCCTACAGCGCTCGAAGAAGAAGCGTTCCTCCGTTGGGTCCGTCCTCCCCGTCAGGGGCGAACGCGGGAGCAGCTCGGGCGCATCTTGGAAGCTGCTGAAGGATTGATTTCGCGCCGTGGGTTCGACGACACCTCTGTGGTCGAAATTGCCCGTGTGGCGGGCACTTCTGTTGGCGGCTTTTACCGTCGATTCCCCACTAAAGGCGCGCTCCTCCACGCGTTACACGAGAGATTTTGTGCCGAAGCCAAGGAGACAGCGAGCTCGGTTTTGGATCCTGCTCGGTGGCAAGGAGTTCCCACGTTGAGCGTGTTCCAAGCTTTGGTGGACTTTCTTATTGGGATCTATAATGAGCGGCGCGGCTTGTTTCGGGCATTCATCGTGCGCGCGATCACTGATCCCACCACGAACAAGCGGAATCGCGAGCTCTTCGAGTTTCTCGCGGAGAAGATGTCCGCCCTCTTGACAGAACGGCGCAAGGATATTGACCACCCAGATCCGACGCTCGGGGCGCGATTTGTGCTGCGAATGATGTTCGGTACACTCAACCACTTCCTCGTTGTGGCGGACGAATGGAATAGCTTCACAGAGAAAACTCTGCGCCAAGAACTGGCCCGTGCTTTCCGGGCTTATCTCGGGGTACGGCCCCCGTACGTGGCCCAGAGGAGGCGGGCATGA
- a CDS encoding D-2-hydroxyacid dehydrogenase yields MRIVVLDGFTLNPGDNPWDPVAELGKLIVYDRTPAELVVQRARGAEIVLTNKTRLTASTLDKLPDLRFISVLATGYDVVDVSAARERGIVVSNVPEYSTEAVAQHTFALLLELCHRVGLHDQAVHAGCWSACPDFSFWLQAPFELAGLVLGIVGFGRIGRRVAQIAESFGMSVVAYGPRRPADLPAQVSWVTLQDLFRLADVVSLHCPLTPQNERFVNEPLIASMKPSAFLINTARGKLVDEEALARALCDGRLAGAAVDVVSEEPIRPDNPLLRAPNCIITSHLAWASLPARRRLMQITAANIQAFLSGHPINVVS; encoded by the coding sequence ATGCGCATTGTGGTTCTCGACGGCTTTACCCTAAACCCAGGAGACAATCCGTGGGATCCAGTTGCCGAGTTGGGAAAACTCATCGTCTACGACCGCACTCCAGCAGAACTGGTCGTCCAACGTGCGCGTGGCGCGGAAATCGTCCTCACGAATAAGACCAGGCTGACAGCGAGCACCCTCGATAAATTGCCCGACCTCCGTTTCATCAGTGTGCTCGCCACGGGTTACGACGTGGTGGATGTCTCTGCGGCACGGGAGCGTGGCATTGTGGTCAGCAACGTACCCGAGTACAGCACCGAGGCAGTAGCTCAACATACCTTCGCATTGCTGCTCGAGCTCTGCCATCGTGTAGGGCTGCACGATCAAGCAGTGCACGCCGGTTGCTGGTCGGCGTGCCCCGACTTTAGCTTTTGGCTTCAGGCACCCTTTGAGCTTGCTGGCTTAGTTCTCGGCATCGTTGGGTTCGGACGCATTGGACGCCGTGTGGCGCAGATTGCGGAGAGCTTTGGAATGTCCGTGGTTGCTTACGGTCCTCGCCGGCCAGCGGACCTCCCGGCACAGGTGAGTTGGGTGACGCTACAGGACTTGTTCCGGCTAGCGGACGTGGTCAGTCTCCACTGCCCGCTCACGCCGCAAAACGAGCGATTTGTCAATGAACCCTTGATTGCCTCGATGAAGCCAAGCGCATTCCTCATCAATACGGCTCGCGGAAAACTGGTCGACGAAGAAGCTCTCGCTCGCGCCCTTTGTGATGGACGCCTTGCCGGAGCAGCCGTCGACGTCGTGAGCGAAGAGCCGATTCGACCCGACAACCCTTTACTACGCGCACCCAACTGCATTATCACATCGCACTTGGCTTGGGCGAGCCTACCGGCGCGCCGCCGACTCATGCAGATCACAGCGGCAAACATTCAGGCGTTCCTTAGCGGACACCCCATCAACGTGGTCTCCTGA
- a CDS encoding SDR family oxidoreductase, translated as MAAKPASKRQKALVTGASAGIGAAFAARLARDSFDLILVARDQKRLEARAKELKQEHGVEVDVLPADLTKPAQCAQVEKAARGLDLLVNNAGFGTFGSFWKLDIEREEEEIRLNVVALVRLTHAALPSMVERGQGAIINVSSLASFQPMPFNATYGATKAYVTSFTEALAEELRGTGVKVQALCPGFTRTEFQQRAGLHVSRLPAFLWMSPEEVVDASLAALRQGQVVVVPGAPYKAMALLTGITPRLLTRRIAGVVGRTQFAR; from the coding sequence ATGGCGGCAAAACCAGCGTCGAAACGACAGAAGGCGTTAGTGACGGGGGCATCGGCAGGAATTGGTGCCGCGTTTGCAGCGCGGCTTGCGCGCGACAGCTTCGACCTGATTCTCGTCGCTCGAGACCAAAAGCGGCTGGAAGCCCGGGCCAAGGAGCTCAAACAGGAGCACGGGGTCGAGGTGGACGTGCTGCCAGCCGATCTGACCAAGCCAGCGCAGTGTGCGCAAGTGGAAAAAGCCGCTCGGGGATTGGATTTGTTGGTCAACAACGCCGGCTTCGGAACATTTGGTTCGTTCTGGAAGCTCGATATCGAGCGCGAGGAAGAAGAGATCCGGCTAAATGTCGTGGCACTCGTACGTCTGACGCATGCGGCCTTGCCGAGCATGGTGGAACGCGGGCAAGGAGCAATTATTAACGTTTCTTCGCTGGCCTCTTTTCAGCCGATGCCCTTTAACGCAACGTACGGGGCGACCAAAGCCTATGTGACAAGTTTTACCGAGGCACTCGCGGAAGAACTTCGCGGAACCGGCGTTAAAGTACAGGCACTGTGCCCGGGCTTTACACGCACAGAGTTTCAGCAACGGGCGGGCTTACACGTTTCGCGCTTGCCAGCCTTTCTCTGGATGAGCCCAGAAGAAGTGGTGGATGCATCGCTCGCAGCGTTGCGGCAGGGGCAAGTGGTGGTCGTGCCGGGCGCGCCATACAAGGCGATGGCACTGCTTACCGGAATCACGCCGCGCTTGCTCACCCGGCGGATTGCTGGGGTGGTTGGCCGCACACAATTCGCTCGCTGA
- a CDS encoding aldo/keto reductase, with product MDPLTICAEPRALGSSSLRVFPIGYGCWRLAGSGVPEARRKIEAALEVGIQLFDHADVYGGGQAEELFGRVLEEAPALRPRMVIATKAGVVPGVPYNATREHLIRAAEASLRRLRCEVIDLFFVHRPDLLAHPEETARALEDLRASGKIREAGVSNYSPAQSAVLQHFLSFRLLAHQREWSCIWPLVVHDGTIEQCYTGQMGLIAWSPLAGGKLLLSRERAEKEKIANVLVPVIETLDDLAKRHGVGRAAVALAFLLAHPVGAIPIVGTQKIERIRAVQEAFRVRLERSDWYALFQAGTGKRLP from the coding sequence ATGGACCCGCTCACCATTTGCGCAGAGCCGCGAGCTTTAGGATCGTCTTCGTTGAGGGTGTTTCCCATTGGCTATGGTTGCTGGCGGTTGGCAGGAAGCGGAGTTCCGGAGGCTCGGCGCAAGATCGAGGCTGCGCTGGAGGTGGGAATTCAGCTCTTCGACCATGCGGACGTTTACGGCGGCGGACAAGCTGAGGAGTTGTTCGGCAGAGTGTTGGAAGAAGCGCCCGCACTCCGGCCGCGAATGGTGATTGCAACCAAGGCGGGTGTAGTGCCAGGCGTGCCTTACAATGCGACCCGGGAACACCTTATACGTGCCGCGGAAGCCTCGCTCCGCCGTTTGCGGTGCGAGGTGATCGATCTCTTTTTCGTGCATCGACCGGATTTGCTTGCGCATCCAGAAGAGACGGCTCGAGCTCTGGAAGACCTTCGAGCAAGTGGAAAAATTCGTGAGGCTGGGGTGTCGAATTACTCGCCTGCGCAATCCGCAGTCCTGCAGCACTTTCTTTCCTTCCGCTTGCTTGCACACCAACGTGAGTGGAGCTGCATTTGGCCATTGGTTGTCCACGATGGGACGATCGAGCAGTGCTACACGGGCCAAATGGGTTTGATTGCGTGGAGCCCACTTGCCGGAGGCAAGCTGCTGTTAAGCCGGGAGCGCGCAGAGAAAGAGAAAATCGCTAACGTACTCGTGCCGGTGATAGAAACTCTCGACGATTTAGCGAAGCGTCACGGAGTGGGGCGCGCTGCGGTTGCGCTCGCCTTTCTCCTCGCGCACCCGGTAGGGGCAATTCCTATCGTAGGGACGCAGAAGATCGAGCGGATCCGGGCTGTGCAAGAAGCGTTTCGCGTGCGGTTGGAGAGGAGTGATTGGTATGCGCTCTTCCAAGCGGGCACAGGGAAAAGACTTCCCTGA
- a CDS encoding glycosyltransferase, translating to MATTSFPIATASAPLVSVLLPVRNGARTLAAALQSVRKQQGVAWECVCIDDNSTDETPAILAHFARMDCRFRWFPSPGTGIVEALQFGLTHCRGNLIARMDADDVMHPRRLAEQAGVFAREPHILGVACRVRAFPVYAVGTGFQRYLAWLDTLVTSEAIWRERFIECPVVHPTLMWSCSTLQRFPYRETTWPEDYDLILRILESGGRIACLPERLHFWRMHSLKTSLNSARYSLEEFTRCKAHYLARGPLSGNDEYVLWGYGRTGRRLCRALWSEGKRPRAVIDVHPRRLGVIVAGAPVVSPEALPSLADLPLLVSVANTAARAQIRKFLQRSSRQEGRDWWFTA from the coding sequence ATGGCCACTACCTCGTTTCCAATTGCAACCGCCTCTGCACCCTTGGTCTCGGTGCTCTTGCCGGTGCGTAACGGCGCCCGCACTCTCGCCGCGGCACTGCAAAGCGTTCGGAAGCAGCAGGGGGTTGCTTGGGAGTGCGTCTGTATCGACGACAACTCGACCGACGAGACTCCGGCAATTCTCGCGCACTTCGCTCGCATGGATTGCCGGTTTCGCTGGTTCCCGTCCCCGGGAACCGGCATCGTGGAGGCCTTGCAGTTCGGGCTTACTCACTGCCGCGGCAACTTGATCGCCCGCATGGATGCCGACGACGTCATGCACCCGCGCCGCCTCGCAGAGCAAGCGGGAGTGTTCGCTCGTGAGCCCCACATCCTCGGCGTAGCCTGCCGGGTTCGCGCCTTCCCCGTGTATGCCGTTGGAACTGGTTTTCAGCGTTACCTGGCCTGGCTCGACACTTTGGTCACATCTGAGGCCATATGGCGTGAGCGCTTCATCGAATGTCCGGTCGTCCACCCGACCCTGATGTGGAGTTGCTCGACTCTCCAGCGATTTCCCTATCGAGAAACGACTTGGCCGGAAGACTACGACCTTATCTTGCGTATCCTCGAAAGTGGAGGCCGTATTGCTTGCCTGCCCGAACGACTGCACTTCTGGCGGATGCACTCTTTAAAGACCAGCCTGAACAGCGCCCGCTATAGTCTGGAGGAGTTTACGCGGTGCAAGGCCCATTACCTTGCCCGCGGTCCCTTAAGCGGTAACGACGAATACGTGCTTTGGGGCTACGGCCGTACAGGTCGTCGACTGTGCCGAGCGCTGTGGAGCGAGGGCAAACGGCCACGTGCCGTAATCGACGTCCACCCGAGAAGGCTTGGCGTCATCGTAGCCGGCGCACCCGTCGTGTCGCCCGAGGCACTTCCGAGCTTGGCCGATCTCCCGCTGCTCGTCAGTGTGGCCAACACCGCTGCTCGCGCCCAGATCCGCAAATTTCTGCAGCGCAGTTCACGACAGGAAGGCCGCGACTGGTGGTTTACCGCTTGA
- a CDS encoding enoyl-CoA hydratase/isomerase family protein yields MYEHLKVIRSEEGIVTIALNRPETRNSMTPAMGEELARVVGELREDRSVRVVVLRGEGKAFSSGGDLGMLARDTGLLSGTEGPTMAGSPREFYDRYLSIVRLPMPTIAAINGHAVGAGACLALACDLRIASRAAKIGFTFTRLGIHPGMGATYFLPRLVGTSRACDLLFSGRIVDAEEAYRLGLVDRIATPEDFETQVAAWAKEMASAGPLAVRLTKRAIYRGIRHTLEEMLDFESLQQSWTFTSEDAREGVQAMLEKREPRFHGR; encoded by the coding sequence TCCGGAGACTCGCAATTCGATGACACCTGCGATGGGTGAGGAGCTGGCTCGGGTGGTCGGCGAGCTGCGAGAAGACCGTTCTGTGCGTGTAGTTGTGCTGCGTGGTGAGGGTAAGGCTTTCAGCTCAGGGGGAGACCTTGGAATGCTTGCGCGCGATACCGGCCTACTGAGCGGGACAGAAGGCCCGACAATGGCAGGTTCTCCGCGCGAGTTTTATGACCGTTATCTTTCCATCGTTCGCCTGCCGATGCCGACGATTGCTGCGATCAACGGGCACGCCGTTGGTGCCGGTGCATGCCTCGCACTCGCATGTGATCTACGGATTGCCTCGCGCGCAGCAAAGATTGGCTTTACGTTCACGCGGTTGGGTATTCACCCAGGCATGGGGGCAACCTACTTTTTGCCGCGGCTTGTCGGCACATCGCGAGCTTGTGATTTGCTTTTTTCGGGCCGGATTGTGGACGCGGAGGAGGCTTACCGCCTCGGGCTTGTCGACAGGATTGCTACGCCGGAAGACTTCGAAACGCAGGTGGCAGCGTGGGCAAAGGAAATGGCAAGCGCCGGGCCACTAGCAGTGCGGCTCACAAAACGGGCGATATACCGAGGAATCCGCCACACATTGGAGGAGATGCTCGACTTCGAATCGCTGCAGCAGAGTTGGACATTTACCAGTGAGGACGCTCGCGAGGGTGTGCAGGCGATGTTGGAGAAGCGCGAGCCGCGGTTCCACGGGCGGTAA
- the waaF gene encoding lipopolysaccharide heptosyltransferase II, whose amino-acid sequence MRSLPVDLSSHNRILVKAVNWLGDVVMTLPAMWALRQRYPSAHLGVLVRAELADFFSATPWIDSVIPDGSTQGRRSISSRWRLIRQLRNQGWDAGILLPRSFESALWFYLARIPIRIGVPAQARSWMLTHAVPADLKRPDRHQTLSYLEFVSLAVGCAPRVDPPPTFLPRREGEREPLNKPYVVLAPGAAYGPAKQWPREHWSNLATLFVMEGLHVALIGTQSERVLCDEVAATAANGCTVLAGKTSLLELMRLLTQSRGFVGNDSGASHLAAFLGVPTVAIFGSTDPVRTAPIGTRCAVLYDPPGCSPCLARTCRFGHYECLRRITPDKVVATWQRLAE is encoded by the coding sequence ATGAGGTCCCTTCCCGTCGACCTGTCCTCTCACAACCGCATTCTCGTAAAGGCCGTGAATTGGCTCGGCGATGTTGTGATGACCCTTCCTGCGATGTGGGCTTTGCGTCAGCGCTACCCAAGCGCGCATCTGGGCGTGTTGGTGCGTGCTGAGCTCGCGGACTTTTTCTCCGCCACGCCATGGATCGACAGCGTGATCCCTGACGGTTCAACTCAGGGCCGGCGATCGATTTCTTCCCGCTGGCGTCTCATCCGCCAGCTCCGCAATCAAGGTTGGGATGCCGGCATTCTTCTACCCCGAAGCTTTGAATCCGCCCTTTGGTTCTACCTCGCGCGGATCCCGATCCGCATTGGTGTGCCGGCACAGGCACGAAGTTGGATGCTTACCCATGCGGTCCCTGCCGACCTGAAGCGCCCGGACCGCCACCAAACGCTCAGCTACCTGGAGTTTGTGAGCCTTGCGGTCGGTTGTGCCCCGCGCGTCGACCCGCCGCCCACGTTCCTGCCTCGGCGTGAGGGGGAGCGGGAGCCTCTCAATAAGCCGTACGTGGTTCTTGCACCCGGCGCAGCCTACGGGCCGGCTAAACAGTGGCCCAGGGAACACTGGAGCAATCTCGCGACGCTCTTCGTCATGGAAGGTCTCCACGTCGCGTTGATCGGAACCCAGAGTGAGAGGGTTCTTTGCGACGAGGTCGCCGCTACGGCCGCCAACGGTTGCACCGTACTCGCCGGAAAAACTTCGCTGCTCGAACTCATGCGCCTACTGACCCAAAGCCGCGGCTTCGTCGGCAACGATTCTGGCGCCTCTCACTTGGCTGCGTTCCTCGGAGTCCCCACGGTTGCCATTTTCGGTTCCACCGACCCCGTCCGCACCGCCCCAATCGGAACACGCTGTGCGGTGCTGTACGATCCGCCCGGCTGTAGCCCTTGCCTTGCGCGCACCTGCCGGTTCGGTCACTACGAGTGCCTGCGGCGTATCACGCCAGACAAGGTTGTTGCCACATGGCAACGACTGGCGGAATGA